The proteins below are encoded in one region of Alistipes indistinctus YIT 12060:
- a CDS encoding DNA cytosine methyltransferase has translation MTHGSSFSGIGGFDLAAEWVGWQNLFNCEIDPFCQTVLKHHFPYAEQFTDIRTADFAVYRGLIDVFTGGFPCQPFSTAGKQKGTEDDRYLWPEMLGVIRVVQPRWVVGENVYGIVSWSDGLVFEQVCADLEAEGYEVQPYVLPACGVGAPHQRYRTWFVAHRADAGIEDVRERKDEILSGGVASYSESAGLSPCQERQGQEQPRRRNERVSIPPNWRNFPTQSPVRRGDDGLSDWLDFDAVFEGILTPRRAKAYNRWREQAIKAYGNAVVPQVVLQIFETINEYEALSRAERSGR, from the coding sequence ATGACACACGGCAGTTCGTTCTCAGGGATCGGAGGTTTTGACCTCGCCGCCGAATGGGTCGGATGGCAAAACCTTTTCAACTGCGAGATAGACCCTTTTTGTCAAACCGTACTAAAACACCACTTTCCATATGCAGAGCAATTCACAGACATACGAACAGCTGACTTTGCCGTTTACCGAGGACTTATCGACGTGTTCACAGGAGGTTTTCCCTGCCAGCCGTTTTCAACTGCCGGAAAGCAAAAAGGAACCGAAGATGACCGCTACCTGTGGCCCGAAATGCTCGGAGTTATTCGGGTTGTTCAACCCCGTTGGGTCGTGGGCGAGAACGTTTACGGGATTGTTAGTTGGTCGGACGGGTTGGTATTCGAACAGGTGTGCGCTGACCTGGAAGCGGAAGGTTACGAAGTCCAGCCGTATGTACTTCCAGCTTGCGGTGTCGGCGCTCCACACCAAAGGTACCGGACATGGTTTGTTGCCCACCGCGCAGACGCAGGGATTGAAGATGTGCGAGAACGGAAAGACGAAATTTTATCCGGTGGGGTTGCTTCCTACTCCGAAAGTGCAGGATTGTCGCCATGCCAAGAGAGACAGGGGCAAGAGCAACCTCGGCGAAGAAATGAGCGAGTTAGTATACCGCCAAACTGGCGAAACTTCCCAACTCAATCCCCTGTTCGTCGAGGAGATGATGGGCTTTCCGACTGGTTGGATTTTGATGCCGTTTTTGAAGGAATCCTAACACCCCGGCGGGCCAAAGCCTACAACCGATGGCGGGAGCAGGCCATCAAAGCCTACGGAAACGCCGTAGTTCCCCAAGTGGTATTACAGATTTTTGAAACGATCAACGAGTATGAAGCCCTATCGAGGGCAGAAAGGAGCGGGAGATGA
- a CDS encoding P-loop NTPase family protein encodes MENISQHASQDLISIDGIIKSLQIQREEKYRAAIRKRIVLDYSPADFTRLMKAFAELVMSERGEYSEFTIDRSNEPVILELYKYSTMDKSFSGNLFLGVALIGSYGCGKSLIMDAYSRLVNQFVQSKGLQVCPVLFKTSMELYNLAKSGITSQMLHTPLVIDEIGREPKVAKDYGNESTPMIDLLFERHRKGTITHATGNFTLESLSEMYGKMLGDRLKQMFNFIKLNGSSRR; translated from the coding sequence ATGGAAAATATATCCCAACACGCATCTCAGGATCTGATTTCGATTGACGGGATTATCAAGTCCCTTCAAATTCAACGTGAGGAAAAATACCGCGCTGCCATCCGCAAGAGAATCGTTTTGGACTATTCCCCGGCAGATTTCACCAGATTGATGAAAGCTTTTGCGGAGCTCGTGATGTCCGAACGCGGGGAGTATTCCGAGTTCACGATAGACCGCAGTAACGAGCCGGTCATACTCGAACTCTACAAATACTCGACAATGGATAAATCTTTCTCTGGAAATTTATTCCTCGGAGTTGCCCTGATCGGGAGCTATGGTTGTGGAAAATCCCTGATAATGGACGCTTATTCAAGGTTGGTCAATCAGTTCGTCCAGTCGAAAGGATTGCAGGTTTGCCCGGTTCTGTTTAAAACAAGCATGGAGTTGTACAACCTTGCCAAATCAGGTATCACAAGCCAAATGCTTCATACTCCGCTCGTGATTGACGAGATAGGCCGGGAGCCCAAAGTCGCCAAAGACTACGGCAATGAATCAACCCCGATGATCGATCTTCTCTTTGAGCGTCACCGCAAAGGAACCATAACCCACGCTACCGGAAATTTCACGCTTGAATCTCTTTCTGAGATGTATGGGAAGATGCTTGGTGACAGATTAAAACAGATGTTCAACTTCATTAAGCTAAACGGAAGTAGCCGTAGATAA
- a CDS encoding DUF7833 domain-containing protein, which yields MAKRFTDTDLWDKEWFMSLSCKHKCLVRFIFDKCDQAGVWSANWALASAYIGDRVTHDDLSALSGRIEQIGANKYFIPDFIEFQYGQLTESCRPHKKIISLLQKHGLYERVLKGYPKGIDTLEEKDTYKEEEKEEGGMGETQPPSEGSDFTSELSIVQQELQTQTIWLDQVAMQRGLKNTQEARMWLDKFFGELRIRGDTVKSLHDTKSHFVSWLKIQLDKQKPQKNGKYIPTRISGSDFD from the coding sequence ATGGCAAAACGATTTACAGATACCGATTTGTGGGACAAAGAGTGGTTTATGTCTCTCTCTTGTAAGCATAAATGCCTTGTCCGGTTCATCTTCGATAAATGCGACCAAGCGGGTGTTTGGTCGGCCAATTGGGCGCTTGCGTCAGCTTACATAGGCGATCGGGTCACCCATGATGATTTGTCGGCATTGTCGGGAAGAATTGAGCAAATCGGCGCAAACAAATATTTCATCCCGGACTTTATAGAATTTCAATACGGGCAATTGACGGAATCGTGCCGGCCTCATAAAAAAATCATCTCACTTCTTCAAAAACACGGTTTATATGAAAGGGTATTGAAAGGGTATCCAAAGGGTATTGATACCCTTGAAGAAAAAGACACATACAAGGAAGAAGAAAAAGAAGAAGGGGGTATGGGGGAAACACAACCACCATCCGAAGGCTCGGATTTCACCTCAGAGCTCTCAATTGTTCAACAAGAATTGCAAACGCAGACAATCTGGTTGGATCAGGTAGCTATGCAGCGTGGATTGAAAAACACACAGGAGGCTCGAATGTGGCTCGACAAATTCTTCGGGGAACTTCGCATCCGAGGAGACACGGTAAAATCCCTACATGACACGAAAAGCCACTTTGTGAGCTGGCTAAAGATTCAACTGGACAAACAAAAACCTCAGAAAAATGGAAAATATATCCCAACACGCATCTCAGGATCTGATTTCGATTGA
- a CDS encoding recombination protein NinG, producing the protein MNYKAKLDRIFSEYVRLRDSDSNGYGRCISCGKVVFWKDADAGHYVNRKHMSLRFDEKNVNLQCRSCNRFDEGNMIGYNHGLIEKYGDKVISYLDIKRHNISKIGPTEYTVLIKHYQQEVKRLKEQKGL; encoded by the coding sequence ATGAATTACAAAGCCAAATTAGACCGAATTTTCAGCGAATATGTCCGACTGAGGGATTCCGACAGCAATGGTTACGGACGCTGTATTTCGTGCGGAAAGGTAGTTTTTTGGAAGGATGCGGATGCAGGTCATTATGTCAACCGGAAACACATGAGCCTGCGGTTCGATGAAAAGAACGTGAATCTACAATGCAGGAGTTGTAATAGGTTCGACGAAGGCAATATGATCGGATATAATCACGGTCTTATCGAGAAGTACGGGGATAAGGTTATTTCCTATTTGGACATCAAAAGACACAACATCAGTAAAATCGGGCCGACCGAATATACGGTGCTAATAAAGCACTATCAGCAGGAGGTTAAAAGGCTTAAAGAGCAAAAAGGATTGTAA
- a CDS encoding lambda exonuclease family protein, protein MEQLQRTPEWYSGRLEMFTSSELDDLLSEPKSKANKEAGKLSESSKDYVYDKVSEQITNGTILDYKELNNKEVKWGQQYEDEARMQYEARTGNKVDLCGFIRYNEYFGGSPDGLVGEDGIIEIKCPYSGKNYVEYLLLETQEDLKKLNRGYYTQIQGNLIVTSRKWCDFIAYDPRVQNPDLALKILRVERDEPFIDFCLKQLEKANKYKEEIKSKLLKMIA, encoded by the coding sequence ATGGAACAGCTACAGAGAACTCCTGAATGGTATTCGGGCAGATTGGAAATGTTTACGAGCTCGGAGCTGGACGATCTCCTCTCCGAGCCCAAAAGTAAAGCCAACAAGGAAGCCGGCAAACTTTCCGAATCGAGTAAGGATTACGTTTACGACAAAGTATCCGAGCAGATCACCAACGGAACAATCCTCGATTACAAGGAACTCAACAACAAAGAGGTCAAATGGGGGCAGCAGTATGAAGACGAGGCCCGAATGCAGTATGAAGCCAGAACGGGTAATAAAGTCGATTTGTGCGGCTTCATACGCTATAACGAATATTTCGGCGGTTCCCCGGATGGATTGGTAGGTGAAGATGGAATCATTGAGATCAAGTGTCCTTACAGCGGGAAAAATTATGTAGAGTACCTCCTATTGGAGACACAGGAGGATTTGAAGAAGCTGAACCGAGGGTATTACACCCAGATTCAGGGGAACCTGATCGTGACAAGTCGAAAATGGTGTGATTTCATAGCATACGATCCCAGGGTTCAGAATCCGGATTTGGCCCTTAAAATACTTCGGGTAGAACGGGATGAGCCTTTCATTGATTTTTGCCTGAAACAGCTTGAAAAGGCCAATAAGTACAAAGAAGAGATCAAAAGTAAACTTTTAAAAATGATCGCATGA
- a CDS encoding recombinase RecT, which translates to MSNFQAFNQKITDPRTQNYLSQVLGEKRSSFVNNLTALVANNKNLQECDPLSVMYAGIKATALDLPLDPNLGFAYVIPYRNNRENKTEAQFQIGYKGFVQLAIRSGQFQTINVAEVKEGEYLDEDLVTGEIKFKKLPDRDQLPTIGYVAYFRLTNGFEKMSYSSVEQIDAHAKKYSQTYSSSKEYIRNNSKWATDFDAMAKKTVLKLLLSKYAPMSVEMQSAVISDQAVIRVNGADYMDNPNVVEVPDVKEISTEQEAKDALLRGHIDKAKYDELLSKALGRKDEPEEKSFAEQQIANNAFGLKDIAKEHGTATENS; encoded by the coding sequence ATGAGCAATTTCCAAGCCTTCAATCAAAAGATCACCGACCCACGGACACAGAATTATTTGAGTCAGGTGCTCGGAGAGAAGCGGAGCAGTTTTGTAAATAACTTGACTGCTCTTGTGGCAAACAACAAGAATTTACAGGAATGCGACCCGTTGAGCGTCATGTATGCAGGCATTAAAGCTACGGCGCTCGATCTTCCCTTAGATCCAAACCTCGGTTTTGCCTATGTCATCCCTTACAGGAACAACCGGGAAAACAAGACAGAAGCTCAATTTCAGATTGGATATAAGGGTTTTGTTCAATTAGCCATCCGTTCCGGTCAATTTCAGACTATTAACGTTGCAGAAGTCAAGGAAGGCGAATATCTGGATGAAGACCTTGTAACCGGAGAAATCAAGTTTAAAAAACTTCCTGACCGGGATCAGCTTCCGACTATCGGCTATGTGGCCTACTTCCGATTGACCAACGGATTTGAAAAAATGTCTTACAGCAGCGTCGAGCAGATTGATGCTCACGCAAAAAAGTACTCACAAACTTATTCTTCATCAAAAGAGTATATCAGGAACAACAGTAAATGGGCTACGGATTTTGATGCGATGGCCAAAAAGACCGTCCTAAAACTTTTACTGTCGAAATACGCCCCGATGTCGGTAGAGATGCAATCCGCTGTCATTAGCGATCAGGCTGTAATCCGGGTAAACGGGGCCGACTACATGGATAATCCCAATGTTGTGGAGGTTCCGGATGTGAAAGAGATTTCCACCGAGCAAGAGGCCAAAGACGCGCTTTTAAGGGGTCATATCGACAAAGCCAAGTACGACGAATTACTCAGCAAGGCCCTGGGAAGAAAAGACGAACCGGAGGAAAAGAGCTTTGCCGAGCAGCAGATCGCAAACAACGCTTTCGGTTTGAAAGATATAGCCAAAGAGCATGGAACAGCTACAGAGAACTCCTGA
- a CDS encoding HNH endonuclease — MDVEKFKIWLAQRGCEILPPTNQYEILRFKGKETGVLYNTGRTNGRFTDEAIRAFRAGGKWNGAPIKTGRYPGYKKEKARLIERDGTCCFYCGNEMGDDITVEHLIALSCGGKNDLSNMVLAHQKCNQAVHNLPISEKVKVAIKNRINTK; from the coding sequence ATGGACGTTGAAAAGTTCAAAATCTGGCTGGCTCAGAGGGGATGCGAAATATTGCCTCCGACAAACCAATATGAAATTCTCCGGTTTAAAGGCAAGGAAACAGGGGTGCTGTATAACACTGGACGAACAAATGGCAGGTTCACGGATGAAGCGATTAGGGCATTCCGGGCAGGCGGAAAGTGGAATGGAGCGCCAATAAAAACAGGTCGGTACCCTGGCTATAAGAAAGAGAAAGCACGGTTGATTGAACGCGATGGCACCTGTTGCTTCTATTGTGGAAATGAGATGGGGGACGATATTACTGTTGAGCACCTGATCGCCCTGAGTTGTGGAGGTAAAAACGATCTTTCCAACATGGTTCTGGCCCATCAAAAGTGCAATCAGGCAGTCCACAATCTCCCTATCTCAGAAAAGGTTAAGGTAGCTATAAAAAATAGGATAAATACCAAATAA
- a CDS encoding helix-turn-helix domain-containing protein → MDGLAESQKKIEAALLHGRIMTTAEMNKVGGTVDARKIISRLRNDKGLPIGDEWIVRLDENGKFIGRYKRYFYIKDGEKPSFREVFWNQ, encoded by the coding sequence ATGGATGGCTTAGCAGAATCCCAGAAGAAGATCGAAGCGGCTTTACTTCACGGCAGGATCATGACGACCGCCGAGATGAACAAGGTGGGCGGTACTGTAGATGCGCGAAAGATTATCTCAAGGCTCCGTAATGACAAAGGGCTTCCAATCGGCGATGAATGGATTGTTCGGCTGGATGAGAATGGCAAGTTTATCGGTCGCTACAAGCGGTATTTCTACATTAAAGATGGTGAAAAGCCAAGTTTTCGAGAAGTATTTTGGAATCAGTAA
- a CDS encoding helix-turn-helix transcriptional regulator → MNGKEVLTANEYRMIETIATGRSDKEAAYYLNKAYSTFKNTKNKIFDKLGIPHNTSALVAWYYCIKSGAQLPEFIRTWDAKGIMAGIILLAFIPNEMIYQSETYREVRRGREIETICRRGRGREEARTISITSVIVS, encoded by the coding sequence ATGAACGGAAAGGAAGTGCTGACAGCTAACGAATACCGGATGATCGAAACGATTGCTACGGGACGTTCGGACAAAGAGGCGGCTTACTACTTAAATAAAGCTTACTCGACCTTCAAGAACACCAAAAACAAGATTTTCGATAAGCTCGGTATTCCTCATAACACTTCGGCGCTTGTGGCCTGGTACTACTGCATTAAAAGCGGCGCACAGCTCCCCGAATTTATCCGCACATGGGATGCGAAAGGAATTATGGCTGGAATTATTCTACTGGCTTTTATTCCGAATGAAATGATCTACCAAAGTGAAACCTACAGAGAAGTACGGCGGGGTAGGGAGATCGAAACGATTTGCCGCCGAGGCAGAGGACGAGAGGAAGCGAGAACGATCAGTATAACAAGTGTAATTGTTTCATAG
- a CDS encoding helix-turn-helix domain-containing protein: MSVKQRLIEFIKREGLSQSRFEKAVGLSNGYVNNISKGIGADKLQRITEKFPYLNAEWLLTGKGEMLKANTIQERTELPINPNVEPINNESMLNRAFDALERRDVEYAKQGERIDRLIALMEIAMGVKQEMIDETVEKKRAM, encoded by the coding sequence ATGTCTGTAAAACAGAGACTTATAGAGTTTATAAAGCGAGAGGGCTTGAGTCAGTCGAGGTTTGAAAAGGCTGTCGGCCTCTCTAATGGCTATGTAAACAATATATCCAAAGGAATTGGAGCTGATAAGCTACAGAGGATTACAGAGAAATTTCCTTATTTAAACGCAGAGTGGCTACTAACTGGTAAAGGTGAAATGTTAAAGGCGAATACTATACAAGAAAGGACTGAATTACCTATTAACCCTAATGTTGAACCTATAAACAATGAGAGTATGTTAAACAGGGCTTTTGATGCATTGGAACGCAGAGATGTGGAATATGCAAAGCAGGGTGAACGAATTGACAGATTAATTGCATTAATGGAAATTGCAATGGGGGTCAAACAAGAGATGATCGACGAAACCGTCGAAAAAAAGAGAGCTATGTAA
- a CDS encoding porin family protein, protein MRYFKIILLLITLMCTNRAIAEVRPGIKIGLNASGVNSYDTKISCHAGVFVNIDLNKSFRFSPEVLYSREGFEAGYPDVNRIRLNYMRIPFMFQYIISKDIPIGFELGPQMGVLLNACQKTDESKTNLNNCRDFDCGLVAGLLVDLNKFIVQIRYCQGITTIIPNTNYRNNNIQASLGFRF, encoded by the coding sequence ATGAGATATTTTAAAATTATATTATTGTTAATCACTTTAATGTGTACAAATAGGGCCATTGCAGAGGTGCGGCCCGGCATAAAGATCGGCCTTAATGCTTCAGGTGTTAATTCCTATGACACTAAAATAAGTTGTCATGCGGGTGTTTTTGTGAATATTGATTTGAATAAATCCTTTCGTTTTTCCCCGGAAGTATTGTATTCACGAGAGGGTTTTGAAGCGGGCTATCCTGACGTTAATAGGATTAGATTGAATTACATGCGAATACCTTTCATGTTTCAATATATTATATCTAAGGATATTCCGATAGGATTTGAACTTGGGCCTCAAATGGGTGTTTTATTGAATGCCTGTCAAAAAACCGATGAAAGTAAGACCAACTTAAATAATTGTAGAGATTTTGATTGTGGGCTGGTTGCAGGCTTGCTTGTTGATTTAAATAAGTTTATCGTTCAAATAAGGTATTGTCAAGGTATAACCACGATTATCCCTAATACTAACTATCGAAATAACAACATACAAGCATCATTGGGTTTTAGATTTTAA
- a CDS encoding DUF5053 domain-containing protein, with the protein MEIIVKQNRETVKQKMSDILLDVSWAKISERYFEKSRSWLYHKMDGMNNGKPDDFNEAEKETLRNALFDLSKRIHKCAESI; encoded by the coding sequence ATGGAAATTATTGTAAAACAAAACCGTGAAACGGTGAAGCAGAAAATGTCCGATATTCTGCTGGATGTGTCTTGGGCTAAAATCTCAGAGCGTTATTTTGAGAAGTCCCGGTCATGGCTTTATCATAAAATGGATGGAATGAATAATGGAAAACCGGATGATTTCAATGAGGCAGAGAAGGAGACCTTGCGTAATGCCTTGTTCGATTTATCAAAGAGAATCCACAAATGCGCAGAAAGCATCTGA
- a CDS encoding tyrosine-type recombinase/integrase, whose protein sequence is MAVTFLLKDKSKSKSSILIYISFRGQYYKKSTGESTPVVYWNQEKARCKVVRDFRQGNDVNSVLDRWEVSAMKTIAHFKEWKMPPSKAQFWEYFDNIHYTNQEDNTPILFTDYFERFIDNNRVIRSPNTIKGYITCLNKLKEYQKGKGRRLDFGMIGMDLYNDLRRWFLRLGYSDNYFGMIAKTIKTVCREAVNDGISCEGFRHKDFTAIQNDVYNVYLSESELTKIYKLDLTAETVGRFFDIPSSEKAERKQKSLNLARDIFLVGAYTGLRISDLSRLEAANVDGDLIRITTQKTGVDVVIPLHPIVREILSKGCSLRMSDQHANMRVKELARMAGITDEVLVTKIIGGRKEQHPIPKCDLVTTHTARRSFATNAYKSGVPPIAIMKITGHKKESTFLKYIKVSAEENAEMLLNHPFFK, encoded by the coding sequence CGGGAGAATCAACGCCTGTCGTTTATTGGAACCAGGAAAAAGCGAGATGCAAAGTTGTTCGAGATTTCAGACAAGGAAACGATGTAAATAGCGTTTTAGACCGCTGGGAGGTGTCTGCCATGAAAACCATTGCACATTTCAAGGAGTGGAAAATGCCGCCCTCAAAAGCGCAATTCTGGGAGTATTTCGATAACATTCATTATACTAATCAAGAGGACAACACTCCTATTTTATTTACCGATTATTTCGAGCGCTTCATCGATAATAATCGAGTTATCAGAAGCCCGAATACCATAAAGGGCTACATTACCTGCCTTAATAAGCTAAAGGAATATCAGAAAGGGAAGGGTAGAAGGCTGGATTTTGGAATGATCGGCATGGACCTGTACAACGATCTTCGCCGGTGGTTTCTGCGTTTAGGGTATTCCGACAACTATTTCGGCATGATAGCCAAAACGATAAAGACTGTATGCCGGGAAGCAGTGAATGATGGCATATCGTGCGAGGGATTCCGGCACAAGGATTTCACGGCTATTCAAAACGATGTATATAATGTCTATCTGTCAGAATCCGAATTGACTAAAATATATAAACTTGATTTAACCGCTGAGACTGTGGGCCGTTTTTTTGATATTCCGTCCAGCGAAAAAGCAGAGCGCAAACAGAAAAGCTTGAATTTAGCCCGCGATATATTTTTGGTGGGTGCCTATACCGGACTTCGGATTTCAGACCTGTCAAGGCTTGAAGCAGCCAATGTTGATGGAGATTTAATCCGCATAACTACACAAAAAACAGGAGTGGATGTGGTCATTCCATTACATCCGATTGTCCGGGAAATTTTGAGCAAAGGATGTAGTTTGAGGATGTCAGATCAACACGCCAATATGCGAGTTAAGGAGTTAGCCAGAATGGCAGGAATAACAGATGAAGTTCTTGTGACCAAAATTATCGGAGGGCGCAAGGAGCAGCATCCGATCCCCAAATGCGATCTCGTAACCACCCATACCGCGCGGAGGTCATTTGCGACCAATGCCTACAAATCCGGCGTTCCGCCTATAGCCATAATGAAGATCACCGGTCATAAAAAAGAATCAACCTTTCTCAAATATATCAAGGTGTCAGCCGAAGAGAATGCGGAGATGTTGCTAAATCATCCTTTTTTCAAGTAA